A window of Argopecten irradians isolate NY chromosome 1, Ai_NY, whole genome shotgun sequence contains these coding sequences:
- the LOC138314367 gene encoding D-glucuronyl C5-epimerase-like, whose amino-acid sequence MAPRVSLKLVVLMMMGVPFLITMYHWGQCDLSRLDDQDFRDGYYRGPVDKFDSSARIPHRDVNAIGQPAEEGPLPYKEIECVVNGDYSIKGRLEDKEVYLPFTFVQRYFEVYGSINSYDGYDRFELQHSYSQIHPPQDSYSPDGVFMSFEFYNVEDRRRVKCISGIEGVPVSVQWNHDGHFYPIQIAQYGLSHYSKHLMEPSPQHVILEDGEGGDLNTWLLPDRRSQIAIKTDRTNEDNNLIEFDTPDLLKNPGITISVEDHNLSTLSIDVKFINNGSVTVLLRTNEGNLFRIHYVLSNTTMTLEDRDLYYGIGTSKQGKWTHLTRKVLIDYDKGQMLKIAKSKRGKVKLTPAKIVAVCFRGHGFVDNITLSSEAHLDHFFDAANYLVNYQDSRGGWPIQVTRKIIPGKLELKPGWYSAMGQGQAISLLVRAYSLTKDNKYLQSAAKALAIFEIPSSEGGVLQKFANTYDWYEEYPTTPGTFVLNGFIYSLIGLYDLKVVSSGQTAEHAAKLYNNGIQTLKNMLLMYDSGTGTFYDLKHISLGVAPNRARWDYHTVHINQLLLLSLINDEPLFQTTAQRWMGYLKGKLSPHN is encoded by the exons ATGGCCCCTCGTGTTAGCCTGAAGTTGGTGGTACTGATGATGATGGGCGTCCCATTCCTCATCACCATGTACCACTGGGGCCAGTGTGATCTCAGCAGGCTGGACGATCAAGACTTCAG GGATGGATACTACCGAGGACCAGTGGATAAGTTTGACTCATCCGCTCGGATTCCACACAGGGATGTTAATGCGATTGGTCAACCAGCAGAAGAAGGTCCCCTCCCATATAAGGAAATAGAGTGTGTTGTCAATGGTGACTACTCCATCAAAGGGCGTTTGGAGGATAAGGAGGTGTATCTACCATTTACATTCGTCCAGAGATACTTTGAG GTTTACGGTTCCATTAACTCCTACGATGGCTATGACCGGTTTGAATTACAACACAGTTACTCCCAGATCCACCCACCACAAGACAGTTATTCGCCAGATGGTGTCTTCATGTCGTTTGAGTTCTACAACGTGGAGGACAGGAGACGTGTCAAATGTATCAGTGGAATTGAGG GTGTACCGGTATCTGTCCAATGGAACCATGATGGGCACTTTTACCCGATACAAATCGCTCAGTATGGATTGAGTCACTACAGTAAACATTTGATGGAGCCTAGTCCCCAACATGTTATACTAGAGGATGGGGAGGGAGGTGATCTAAATACCTGGCTCCTGCCGGACCGTCGATCACAGATTGCAATAAAAACTGACCGCACTAATGAGGACAACAACCTGATAGAGTTTGACACACCAG ACCTCCTCAAGAACCCTGGAATCACCATATCGGTCGAGGACCATAACCTCAGTACACTTTCTATAGATGTAAAATTCATCAACAACGGTAGTGTTACAGTGCTATTACGTACCAACGAAGGAAATCTGTTCCGAATACATTACGTCCTCAGCAACACAACCATGACACTGGAAGACCGAGACCTTTACTACGGAATAGGTACATCAAAGCAAGGCAAGTGGACACATCTCACACGCAAAGTGCTTATAGATTATGACAAAGGACAAATGCTAAAAATTGCCAAAAGCAAAAGAGGCAAAGTGAAACTTACACCAGCAAAAATTGTGGCAGTGTGTTTCCGTGGCCATGGATTTGTAGATAATATTACATTATCATCAGAGGCCCATTTGGACCACTTCTTTGATGCAGCAAATTATCTAGTGAATTATCAGGACTCAAGAGGGGGCTGGCCTATCCAAGTGACGCGCAAAATAATTCCAGGTAAACTGGAGTTAAAGCCAGGCTGGTACTCGGCTATGGGTCAAGGCCAGGCCATCTCCTTGTTAGTGAGGGCCTATAGTCTTACCAAAGACAACAAGTACTTACAGAGTGCCGCAAAGGCTCTGGCAATCTTTGAAATTCCAAGCTCCGAAGGAGGAGTGTTGCAAAAATTTGCAAATACATATGATTGGTATGAGGAATATCCTACAACACCTGGGACATTTGTGTTAAATGGATTTATCTATTCTCTTATTGGATTATATGATTTGAAGGTTGTGTCTTCTGGTCAGACTGCAGAACATGCGGCCAAGTTATATAACAATGGCATACAGACGTTAAAGAATATGTTACTAATGTATGATAGTGGGACGGGCACGTTCTATGACCTCAAACATATATCTCTTGGGGTGGCACCCAATAGAGCACGCTGGGATTATCACACGGTACACATTAATCAGCTCCTCTTACTTAGTCTCATCAACGATGAGCCATTGTTCCAAACCACCGCCCAGCGATGGATGGGGTACCTTAAAGGAAAGCTCTCGCCCCATAACTAA